In Paracoccus aerodenitrificans, the following are encoded in one genomic region:
- a CDS encoding ribonuclease H family protein, with amino-acid sequence MNHLASTSPTHDSGDQPQNGQTRIEIFTDGSCIGNPGAGGYGIVVLRRNAAGEVIKSREASDFAREMTTNIRMELTGACVALESLGAITDEPIIVYSDANLISNAMTKWLDGWKARGWRKGDGKPVENRDLWERLERAAKGRRVQFKWVRGHNGSIHNERADKLAYAAARKAEPIVLFGAEG; translated from the coding sequence ATGAACCATCTGGCATCAACCTCCCCGACCCATGACAGCGGTGACCAGCCCCAGAATGGCCAGACCCGCATTGAAATCTTCACTGACGGCTCCTGCATCGGAAATCCCGGTGCTGGCGGCTATGGCATCGTCGTGCTTCGTCGCAACGCAGCGGGAGAGGTCATCAAAAGCCGTGAGGCATCTGACTTCGCAAGGGAAATGACAACGAATATCCGCATGGAACTGACTGGCGCATGTGTCGCTCTGGAAAGCCTTGGGGCCATCACGGATGAGCCGATTATCGTCTACAGCGACGCGAACCTCATTTCCAACGCCATGACCAAATGGCTGGATGGCTGGAAAGCCAGAGGGTGGCGGAAAGGGGACGGCAAGCCGGTCGAGAACAGGGACCTCTGGGAGCGCCTTGAGCGGGCTGCAAAGGGGCGCAGGGTGCAATTTAAGTGGGTTCGCGGACATAACGGCTCGATACACAACGAGCGAGCCGACAAGCTGGCCTATGCGGCGGCACGGAAGGCTGAACCGATAGTGTTGTTCGGGGCGGAGGGCTGA
- a CDS encoding BRO-N domain-containing protein, with the protein MTLEGEPWFVVRDVLNVLGIKGMSCELMNVGKTYVEELQMPGQRGGRPNKLINEAGLYKLILRSNKPEAKEFQDWVTGEVLPRIRKTGSYVAGEEKFDVSTDEGLAATTTLVMAAMELAGTVLGGLPGASWWRVAGCR; encoded by the coding sequence GTGACACTTGAGGGTGAACCTTGGTTCGTCGTGCGGGACGTGCTGAATGTGCTTGGGATCAAAGGCATGTCCTGCGAACTAATGAACGTGGGTAAAACCTATGTTGAAGAACTCCAAATGCCCGGCCAGCGTGGTGGTCGCCCGAACAAGCTCATCAACGAAGCGGGTCTCTACAAGCTCATCCTGCGGTCGAACAAGCCGGAAGCGAAAGAGTTTCAGGATTGGGTGACGGGCGAGGTGCTGCCGAGGATTCGCAAGACGGGTTCCTATGTGGCCGGTGAAGAGAAATTTGACGTGTCCACGGATGAGGGCTTGGCTGCGACGACAACGCTGGTCATGGCGGCGATGGAACTGGCCGGGACTGTGCTGGGTGGATTGCCGGGTGCAAGCTGGTGGCGTGTCGCGGGATGCCGCTGA
- a CDS encoding DnaA/Hda family protein, which yields MARQLTLDLGHEPALSRDDFLVTPANALALTTLEAPENWPQGRMLLIGPDGAGKTHMAAIWSAETGAARMPASSLRPDMADRLASQHGAVVIEDAHRVGQAAGAEEALFHLWNLCAARECWLLLTARTPPRDWQIALPDLFSRMSAMPSVRIEAPDEALLSAVLVKLFADRQIAVPAGLIDWLVPRMDRDLGLARRLVARLDSEAMAQRRPLTRNLAAENLNILSKK from the coding sequence ATGGCGCGGCAACTGACACTGGATCTGGGCCATGAGCCGGCCTTGTCCCGTGATGATTTTCTGGTCACCCCGGCAAACGCACTGGCGCTGACCACTCTGGAAGCGCCTGAGAACTGGCCTCAGGGTCGGATGCTGCTGATCGGGCCGGACGGGGCGGGCAAGACCCATATGGCTGCGATCTGGTCGGCGGAAACCGGCGCGGCGCGGATGCCTGCGTCCTCGCTGCGGCCGGATATGGCGGACCGGCTTGCGTCGCAGCACGGTGCGGTCGTCATCGAGGACGCCCATCGCGTCGGGCAGGCGGCGGGTGCGGAGGAGGCGCTGTTCCATCTGTGGAACCTCTGCGCCGCGCGGGAATGCTGGCTGCTGCTGACGGCGCGGACGCCGCCGCGCGACTGGCAGATCGCGCTGCCGGATTTGTTCAGCCGGATGTCTGCGATGCCCTCGGTCCGTATCGAGGCGCCGGATGAGGCGCTGTTGAGTGCCGTTCTGGTAAAGCTGTTCGCGGACAGGCAAATTGCGGTGCCTGCAGGGCTGATCGACTGGCTGGTGCCGCGTATGGATCGGGATCTTGGTCTGGCGCGGCGGCTTGTGGCGCGGCTGGATTCAGAGGCGATGGCGCAGCGGCGTCCTCTGACCCGGAATCTTGCCGCCGAAAATCTTAACATTTTATCGAAAAAATAG
- a CDS encoding RNA degradosome polyphosphate kinase: protein MTQADFLKHPCPPPVQPHGGVPHGPDRFFNRELSWLSFNWRVLDEARNTRVPLLERLRFLAISATNLDEFYTVRVAGLRELVREGNATPSQDGRTPSEQLRLINADARRLMGAQQTVWNGLRKEMESENIVILSRSRITRSEEDYLNRHFLDQVLPVLSPLAIDPAHPFPFIPNTGFSLALELARESDGRRMQALLPIPAQLSRFVRLPGGTRFLRLEDLLLMNLASLFPGCRDTGHCAFRVLRDSDLEVEEEAEDLVREFETALKRRRRGTVIRLKITEGAPDALRRIIMDELQVHPDEVVEVSGMLGVADLKELVLDDRRDLQWPAFNPRVPERVQDHDGDMFAAIRQKDMLLHHPYETFDMVVRYLTQAARDPDVLAIKQTLYRTSRDSPIVEALCEAAEAGKSVTALVELKARFDEAANIRQSRRLERAGAHVVYGFVNYKTHAKISTVVRREGDVLVTYTHYGTGNYHPITARIYTDLSLFTCDPALGRDATKVFNFLSGYVQPEGLENLSISPIEMKQHLIELIRREADLARAGRPAAIWAKMNSLIEPDVIDALYDASRAGVRIDLVIRGICGIRPGIAGLSDNIRVKSIIGRFLEHSRIVCFGNGYGLPSRKARVFISSADWMGRNLNRRVETLVECVNDTVKAQIVSQIMAANMADESQSWILQPDGKYLRHLPAGRDDLFNCHRFFMENPSLSGRGRVGAGDVPALTHSPD from the coding sequence ATGACGCAAGCTGACTTTCTCAAACATCCATGTCCTCCGCCGGTTCAGCCGCATGGTGGTGTTCCCCACGGTCCGGACCGCTTTTTCAACCGCGAGTTAAGCTGGCTCAGCTTCAACTGGCGTGTGCTGGATGAGGCCCGCAATACGCGTGTTCCTCTGCTGGAAAGGCTGCGGTTCCTTGCCATTTCGGCCACCAATCTGGATGAGTTCTATACGGTTCGTGTGGCCGGTCTGCGTGAGCTTGTACGTGAGGGAAACGCCACCCCTTCGCAGGATGGTCGCACGCCAAGTGAACAACTGCGCCTGATCAACGCCGATGCCCGCCGCCTGATGGGGGCGCAGCAGACGGTCTGGAACGGGCTGCGCAAAGAGATGGAATCCGAGAATATCGTGATTCTCTCACGCTCGCGGATCACCCGGTCCGAGGAAGATTATCTGAACCGGCATTTTCTGGATCAGGTCTTGCCGGTGCTGTCTCCTCTGGCCATCGATCCGGCCCATCCGTTTCCGTTCATTCCGAATACCGGATTTTCGCTGGCTCTCGAACTGGCGCGGGAATCCGACGGTCGCAGGATGCAGGCATTATTGCCGATCCCCGCACAGCTCTCACGCTTCGTTCGCCTGCCGGGGGGGACGCGTTTCCTTCGGCTGGAGGATCTGCTGCTGATGAACCTTGCCAGCCTGTTTCCGGGCTGTCGCGATACCGGGCATTGCGCGTTCCGGGTGTTGCGTGATTCCGATCTGGAAGTCGAGGAAGAAGCCGAGGATCTTGTCCGCGAATTCGAGACCGCATTGAAGCGCCGTAGGCGCGGGACGGTGATCCGGCTGAAGATCACTGAAGGTGCGCCAGATGCGCTGCGCCGGATCATCATGGATGAATTGCAGGTTCACCCTGATGAGGTGGTCGAGGTGTCGGGCATGCTCGGCGTCGCCGATCTGAAAGAGTTGGTTCTGGATGACCGCCGCGATCTGCAATGGCCCGCATTCAACCCGCGCGTGCCGGAACGGGTTCAGGATCACGATGGCGATATGTTTGCTGCGATCCGTCAAAAGGACATGTTGCTGCATCATCCCTATGAGACCTTCGATATGGTGGTGCGCTATCTGACGCAGGCGGCGCGTGATCCCGATGTGCTGGCGATCAAGCAGACCCTGTACCGCACCAGCCGCGACAGCCCGATTGTCGAGGCGCTTTGCGAAGCTGCCGAGGCTGGTAAATCGGTGACCGCTCTGGTCGAGCTGAAGGCCCGTTTCGACGAGGCGGCGAATATCCGTCAGTCGCGTCGGCTTGAGAGGGCGGGTGCGCATGTGGTCTATGGCTTCGTCAATTACAAGACACATGCGAAGATCTCGACCGTGGTGCGGCGCGAGGGTGATGTGCTTGTCACATATACGCATTATGGAACGGGGAATTATCACCCGATCACGGCACGGATTTACACGGATCTTTCGCTGTTTACCTGCGACCCGGCATTGGGGCGCGATGCAACCAAGGTGTTTAATTTTCTGTCCGGCTATGTGCAGCCCGAGGGTCTGGAAAACCTGTCGATATCGCCCATCGAGATGAAGCAGCACCTGATCGAACTGATCCGGCGTGAGGCCGATCTGGCGCGGGCCGGACGACCTGCCGCGATCTGGGCCAAGATGAACTCTCTGATCGAGCCGGATGTGATCGACGCGCTTTACGATGCCTCGCGGGCCGGGGTCCGGATCGATCTTGTGATCCGGGGTATTTGCGGGATCAGGCCGGGGATTGCCGGGCTGTCCGATAATATTCGCGTCAAATCCATTATCGGGCGCTTTCTGGAACACTCCCGAATCGTGTGTTTCGGGAACGGGTATGGCCTGCCGTCGCGAAAAGCGCGTGTATTCATAAGTTCAGCCGATTGGATGGGGCGGAACCTGAACCGCCGCGTTGAAACGCTGGTCGAGTGCGTAAATGACACAGTGAAGGCGCAAATAGTCAGTCAGATCATGGCTGCGAATATGGCCGATGAGTCGCAAAGCTGGATTTTACAACCTGACGGCAAATACCTGCGTCACCTGCCGGCGGGGCGGGATGATTTGTTCAACTGCCATAGGTTCTTCATGGAGAACCCCTCGCTGTCGGGCCGGGGCAGGGTGGGCGCGGGCGACGTACCCGCCTTGACCCATAGCCCCGATTAA
- a CDS encoding AI-2E family transporter produces the protein MHMSTRSQVIWWGAAAAVLFLSLWLLGQAILPFIIGAGVAYLLDPLADRLERAGLSRTLAVVVITLAAIVAFVTFILFLAPMVIRQTTQLINAAPEMILQLQAYLQQRFPGLLPQGGTLQAGLDNLSSLIGEKGGEILGSVLGSVAGVVGVIALLVIVPVVAFYLLLDWDDLVERVDVLLPRQHAPTIRRLAGEIDETLSGFLRGQGTVILILGTFYSLGLMAVGLPYGMAIGIGAAVLSFIPYVGVLIGGATALGVALFHFWGEPLWIGLVFGIFALGQVVEGNYLQPKIVGNHVGLHPVWLLLALSVFGALFGFVGMMVAVPLAASLGVLVRFAAQRYVESPLYTGQQSAPPPPPPMLVEIAPEGTRERVLSQRLNEAGSGDAGGIR, from the coding sequence ATGCATATGTCGACGAGATCGCAGGTCATCTGGTGGGGCGCGGCAGCGGCAGTGCTGTTTCTGTCGCTCTGGCTGCTTGGACAGGCTATTCTGCCGTTCATTATCGGCGCCGGCGTGGCCTATCTGCTGGACCCGCTGGCCGACCGGCTGGAGCGGGCGGGGCTCAGCCGGACATTGGCGGTGGTTGTGATCACACTTGCGGCCATCGTCGCGTTCGTGACCTTTATCCTGTTTCTTGCCCCGATGGTCATCCGGCAGACGACACAGCTTATCAACGCCGCGCCCGAGATGATCCTGCAATTGCAGGCCTATCTGCAGCAGAGATTCCCCGGTCTTCTTCCTCAGGGCGGCACGTTGCAGGCGGGGCTGGATAATCTGTCCAGCCTGATCGGCGAAAAAGGCGGAGAGATCCTTGGCTCGGTTCTGGGCTCTGTCGCCGGTGTCGTCGGCGTGATTGCGTTGCTGGTGATCGTGCCGGTGGTGGCGTTTTATCTGCTGCTGGACTGGGACGATCTGGTCGAGCGCGTCGATGTCCTGCTGCCCCGTCAGCACGCTCCGACGATCCGGCGTCTGGCGGGCGAGATCGATGAGACATTGTCGGGGTTCCTGCGCGGGCAGGGGACGGTCATTCTGATTCTCGGGACGTTTTATTCGCTTGGCCTGATGGCGGTCGGGCTTCCATACGGCATGGCGATCGGGATCGGTGCGGCGGTGCTGTCCTTCATTCCCTATGTCGGCGTGCTGATCGGTGGGGCGACGGCGCTTGGGGTCGCGCTGTTCCATTTCTGGGGAGAGCCGCTGTGGATTGGCCTTGTGTTCGGGATTTTCGCGTTGGGGCAGGTGGTTGAGGGGAACTATCTTCAGCCGAAAATCGTCGGGAACCACGTCGGGCTGCACCCTGTCTGGCTGCTGCTTGCCCTGTCGGTTTTCGGGGCGTTGTTTGGTTTTGTCGGGATGATGGTTGCGGTGCCGCTTGCGGCATCTCTGGGGGTTCTGGTGCGATTTGCGGCGCAGCGCTATGTCGAGAGCCCGCTTTATACCGGGCAGCAATCCGCACCACCCCCGCCGCCGCCCATGCTGGTCGAGATCGCGCCCGAAGGAACGCGTGAGCGGGTGCTGTCTCAGCGTCTGAACGAGGCCGGTTCCGGTGATGCCGGAGGCATTCGCTGA
- a CDS encoding O-methyltransferase, with translation MKELIIKTVRGSSCFGIRPESFTRSTFHGEVVERIEARIEATARLGEFPLWEKYREVENYARPVSENETRSIKQVRSAALTSRFYAWLVTQKRPNVVVEFGAAFGASGMYWLAGLESVGKGSLFSFEPNAEWFPIAQDNFRAISPRSHLVNGTFEDNVDVIDGAPEIIFIDAIHTRDFVMAQFAIVKSIAAPGALVIFDDINFSKDMKNCWAEIVSDQSHQAVWEISKRVGMIELPST, from the coding sequence ATGAAAGAGCTGATAATCAAAACAGTCAGAGGCTCATCCTGCTTTGGCATCCGACCAGAGAGCTTTACCCGTAGCACTTTTCACGGAGAGGTTGTTGAACGGATCGAAGCCCGCATCGAAGCTACAGCGAGACTAGGCGAATTTCCCTTATGGGAAAAATATCGAGAGGTCGAGAATTATGCTCGACCGGTGTCCGAAAATGAAACACGTTCCATCAAGCAGGTTCGTTCTGCAGCACTGACCTCGCGCTTTTACGCATGGCTTGTCACTCAGAAGAGACCCAATGTCGTCGTGGAGTTCGGTGCAGCGTTTGGTGCCAGCGGCATGTACTGGCTGGCAGGTCTGGAATCGGTAGGTAAAGGCTCACTATTTAGTTTTGAACCAAATGCAGAGTGGTTTCCGATTGCACAAGACAATTTTCGTGCAATCAGTCCACGCAGTCATCTCGTAAATGGTACGTTCGAGGACAATGTTGACGTTATCGATGGCGCACCGGAGATCATTTTCATTGATGCAATCCACACTCGCGATTTCGTCATGGCACAGTTTGCGATTGTTAAATCCATCGCTGCCCCGGGCGCATTGGTAATTTTCGATGACATAAATTTCTCAAAAGACATGAAGAACTGTTGGGCTGAAATCGTTTCGGATCAGAGCCATCAGGCCGTATGGGAAATTAGTAAGCGCGTCGGCATGATCGAACTTCCATCAACTTAG
- a CDS encoding Ppx/GppA family phosphatase has protein sequence MNGKAEIQDPFEGLFEDASARALSRVGVVDVGSNSIRMVIFDGAARSPAYFYNEKVMAGLGKDMSTTGMLNPEGVERAEAALHRFAAIAAGMKVRPMTAVATAAVRDAKDGPEFRKRIEKETGLKLNVIDGEEEARLSAQGVLLGWPAAEGLVCDIGGNSMELAVLDGKGQVGKRATSQLGPFRLQQVKGGEAGLRKHIRKVMEELAQKVGTDHDRIYLVGGSWRAIARLDMERTGYLMTVLHEYQMTPKAVEDTVGWIADSDLQALRSRVGVSNSRMELVPLASLVLRQLVETFQPKELAVSSYGIREGLLYEHMSASLRARDPLLESAKFTEKQMARMPGFGKKLFQFLLPLFEDVPPERMRLIRAACLLHDTSWRTHPDYRADACFDNVTRANMAALSHPERVFLGVALVHRYKNSRSGAAMAPMFAMLSDEELNDAEVLGKAMRFGAMFAVKDPAEAGELKLSKKKDRLELSLTKTGRALFGEVAEARFQSLCKALGVEGVVER, from the coding sequence ATGAACGGCAAGGCCGAAATCCAGGACCCGTTCGAGGGACTGTTTGAAGATGCCTCGGCGCGTGCGCTCAGCCGGGTCGGGGTGGTCGATGTGGGGTCGAACTCGATCCGCATGGTGATCTTTGACGGCGCGGCGCGGTCCCCGGCCTATTTCTATAATGAAAAGGTCATGGCGGGTCTGGGGAAGGACATGTCGACAACCGGCATGCTGAATCCTGAAGGGGTCGAACGTGCCGAGGCTGCCCTGCACCGCTTTGCAGCCATTGCCGCGGGTATGAAGGTCCGTCCGATGACTGCCGTTGCAACCGCTGCGGTGCGGGATGCGAAGGACGGCCCGGAATTCCGCAAGCGGATCGAGAAGGAAACCGGCCTCAAGCTGAACGTGATCGACGGCGAGGAAGAGGCACGTCTTTCGGCTCAGGGCGTGCTTCTGGGTTGGCCCGCGGCCGAGGGGCTTGTCTGCGATATTGGCGGCAACTCGATGGAGCTGGCCGTGCTGGACGGTAAGGGACAGGTCGGGAAACGCGCCACCTCGCAGCTTGGACCGTTCCGGCTTCAGCAGGTGAAAGGCGGTGAGGCCGGTCTGCGCAAACATATCCGCAAGGTGATGGAGGAACTGGCGCAGAAAGTCGGCACCGATCATGACCGGATCTATCTGGTGGGCGGCTCGTGGCGGGCCATTGCGCGGCTGGATATGGAGCGTACAGGCTATCTGATGACGGTTCTGCATGAATACCAGATGACCCCGAAAGCCGTCGAGGATACGGTCGGCTGGATTGCCGACAGCGATCTTCAGGCCCTGCGGTCGCGGGTCGGGGTCTCGAATTCGCGGATGGAACTTGTGCCGCTTGCCAGTCTGGTGCTGCGGCAATTGGTGGAGACATTCCAGCCGAAAGAGCTTGCGGTATCCTCATACGGGATCCGCGAGGGGCTGCTTTACGAACATATGTCGGCCAGCCTGCGTGCGCGTGATCCTCTGCTGGAATCGGCCAAATTCACCGAAAAGCAGATGGCGCGTATGCCGGGTTTCGGCAAGAAACTGTTCCAGTTCCTGCTGCCCTTGTTCGAGGATGTTCCGCCCGAGCGGATGCGGCTGATCCGCGCCGCTTGTCTGCTGCATGACACATCGTGGCGGACCCATCCCGATTACCGCGCGGATGCCTGTTTCGACAATGTGACCCGCGCAAATATGGCTGCCCTGTCGCATCCCGAGCGGGTTTTTCTGGGCGTGGCTCTGGTCCATCGCTACAAGAATTCCCGGTCCGGTGCGGCAATGGCGCCGATGTTTGCGATGCTCTCGGATGAAGAACTGAACGACGCCGAGGTTCTGGGCAAGGCCATGCGGTTCGGCGCGATGTTCGCGGTCAAGGACCCTGCCGAAGCGGGTGAGCTTAAGCTGTCGAAGAAGAAGGACAGGCTGGAGCTTTCGCTGACCAAAACCGGCCGTGCCTTGTTCGGAGAAGTGGCCGAGGCGCGGTTTCAGTCGCTGTGCAAGGCGTTGGGCGTTGAGGGCGTTGTCGAGAGATAA
- a CDS encoding DUF1489 family protein, which translates to MGKYVNLMKLCVGAEGPDQLEDWQQQRYGDRPARHVTRIWPKRETELLAGGSIYWVFKGTMLARQRLIGLEEHLRDDGIRRCALMLDRDLIRVAAVPRRPFQGWRYLAPEDAPPDLSPDRAHDDRLPAHLAAELAEMGLR; encoded by the coding sequence ATGGGCAAATACGTCAATCTGATGAAACTCTGCGTCGGCGCCGAAGGCCCCGATCAGCTTGAGGACTGGCAGCAACAGCGCTATGGCGACCGGCCTGCGCGGCACGTCACCCGGATTTGGCCCAAACGGGAAACCGAGCTGCTGGCGGGCGGCTCGATCTACTGGGTTTTCAAGGGTACGATGCTGGCCCGCCAACGGCTGATCGGCCTTGAGGAACATCTCAGGGATGACGGTATCCGTCGCTGCGCCCTGATGCTGGATCGCGACCTGATCCGAGTCGCGGCGGTTCCCAGGCGGCCCTTCCAGGGCTGGCGCTATCTTGCACCAGAGGACGCCCCGCCCGATCTCTCGCCGGACCGCGCCCATGACGACAGACTGCCCGCACATCTTGCCGCCGAACTTGCCGAAATGGGCCTGCGCTGA
- a CDS encoding tyrosine-type recombinase/integrase, with product MGLILKHIAQTKSGSFQYRRRVPKDVSTIIVKREFKQKLGDSRREALAAYPRFHATVEREIEAARMQLTQNQIPQASNVTELEAYQEALRLRREMLNDGLTGSDMASAADLIVHRYPMDPETDAPIGASLADAYRINMLRLGPERLPAPQPTLDDARKLYLKEHLRADSPDTDHRVVGLANRVIDAAIAEIGCNPALSAITREDARRIRDHMLDRVKMTGKGIGEKVSASTVSRELSIISAIFNFAVVEFGLEGSIQNPFSRLPVARVAKGQGQKASEKRAPLPSDVLMETRQRVIAKATPELALVWRLIEGTGCRIAEVTGLLAGDVRLAGEFPHIRIEPNAVRSLKTETSRREVPLVGDALAAAKEALERVQAEGGNGSLFPSYGRPRGSDAASASLMKHLRKVSPDGKHVIHSLRHNMKDWLVLAEVPSLEQNLILGHTLGGVGDRVYGGEVAKLRATTRAMMRAHEMKEMR from the coding sequence ATGGGACTGATCTTGAAGCATATCGCACAGACCAAATCAGGCAGCTTTCAGTATCGCCGCCGCGTTCCGAAGGATGTCTCCACGATCATCGTCAAGCGCGAGTTCAAGCAGAAGCTCGGTGATTCCCGGCGCGAGGCACTCGCCGCCTATCCCCGGTTTCACGCCACGGTGGAGCGCGAGATTGAAGCGGCACGGATGCAGCTCACGCAGAACCAGATCCCACAGGCCAGCAATGTGACCGAACTTGAGGCCTATCAGGAGGCGCTGCGACTGCGCCGGGAAATGCTGAATGACGGGCTTACCGGCAGCGACATGGCATCTGCCGCCGATCTCATCGTGCATCGCTATCCGATGGACCCAGAGACAGACGCGCCGATAGGGGCCAGCCTTGCCGACGCCTACAGGATCAACATGCTGCGTCTGGGACCAGAGAGGCTGCCCGCCCCGCAGCCCACGCTGGACGACGCCCGGAAACTGTATCTCAAGGAGCATCTGCGGGCGGACAGCCCGGACACTGACCATCGGGTCGTCGGATTGGCGAACCGGGTCATAGATGCGGCCATTGCAGAGATTGGCTGCAATCCCGCCCTGTCAGCAATCACCCGGGAAGATGCCCGCCGCATACGCGATCATATGCTGGACCGGGTAAAGATGACAGGCAAGGGAATCGGAGAGAAAGTCAGTGCCTCGACAGTCTCGCGGGAATTGTCGATCATCAGCGCTATTTTCAACTTTGCCGTGGTCGAGTTCGGCCTTGAGGGATCGATCCAGAACCCGTTCAGCCGCCTTCCGGTCGCGCGTGTCGCAAAAGGTCAGGGGCAGAAAGCCTCCGAGAAACGCGCCCCGCTTCCATCTGACGTCCTCATGGAAACCCGGCAGAGAGTGATTGCCAAAGCCACCCCGGAACTGGCCCTTGTCTGGCGTCTGATCGAAGGCACTGGCTGCCGCATCGCAGAGGTGACGGGGTTGCTGGCAGGTGACGTCAGGCTGGCGGGCGAGTTTCCACATATCCGCATAGAACCGAACGCGGTACGCAGTCTGAAGACGGAAACATCCCGACGCGAGGTGCCACTTGTCGGGGATGCGCTGGCTGCTGCAAAAGAGGCGTTAGAGCGTGTTCAGGCGGAAGGCGGCAACGGCAGCCTGTTCCCGTCCTATGGTCGCCCACGGGGCAGCGATGCTGCATCCGCGTCGTTGATGAAACATCTGCGCAAGGTCTCGCCGGACGGAAAGCACGTCATCCATTCCCTGCGCCACAATATGAAGGACTGGCTTGTCTTGGCCGAAGTGCCGTCTCTGGAACAGAACCTGATCCTCGGCCACACGCTGGGCGGTGTTGGCGACAGGGTTTATGGTGGTGAAGTCGCCAAGCTGCGGGCGACCACACGGGCGATGATGCGAGCGCATGAGATGAAGGAAATGCGGTAG
- a CDS encoding recombinase family protein, whose amino-acid sequence MLVGYARTSTLDQKAGLEGQERDLRGAGCERLFIEQVSSVDVRAREQLTEALAFVRAGDALVVTKLDRLARSVAHLLEILDTLTAKGAALRILNMNLDTGTPTGKLMLTMLGGVAEFEREIMLERQREGIAKAKAAGKYKGRKPTARAKLEEVQRLHRDGIGGTEIARRLGIGRASVYRLLDEAKARDAT is encoded by the coding sequence ATGCTGGTAGGATATGCGCGGACTTCGACACTGGATCAGAAGGCTGGCTTAGAAGGGCAGGAGCGGGACTTGCGGGGCGCCGGGTGCGAGCGGCTGTTCATCGAGCAAGTCTCTTCCGTTGACGTGAGGGCGCGTGAGCAGCTTACCGAGGCTCTGGCCTTTGTCCGGGCCGGGGATGCGCTTGTTGTGACGAAGCTCGACCGTCTGGCACGTTCGGTGGCGCATCTGCTGGAAATCCTCGACACCCTGACGGCGAAGGGCGCTGCGCTGCGTATTCTGAATATGAACCTCGACACCGGCACTCCCACAGGAAAGCTGATGCTGACCATGCTGGGCGGCGTGGCAGAGTTCGAGCGTGAAATCATGCTGGAACGGCAGCGCGAGGGGATCGCCAAGGCCAAGGCTGCGGGCAAGTACAAGGGCCGCAAGCCGACAGCACGGGCGAAACTGGAAGAGGTGCAGAGGTTGCACCGAGACGGCATCGGGGGAACCGAGATTGCCAGAAGGCTGGGAATTGGACGGGCGAGCGTCTATCGGCTTTTGGATGAGGCTAAGGCACGGGATGCGACATGA